GGTTGCGAAACCACACTGGCGCCGCGGGGATGCACCTGTGCTGAACGCACCCGGTCCGTGACCGTTCATGTCGCCGCCCAGGAAGCACTTGCCTAAACCGCCCTTCCGTTGGACCGTGGCCCAAACCGGCGAAAAACAGCCGGACCTAGGGAGAACGAACATGGCGGACGTGGTCTGCGCCTGGGGCCTCAGCGCGGTTGAGGCGTGGCGTGATCGGGCTTCGGCCCTTGTGATTGTCGATACCCTGACCTTCTCGACGACGGTCAGCGTCGCCGCCGACCGCGGCGTGCGCGTCATTCCCTACGGCTGGGGCGAGGACTTCTGGGCCGCCGCCGCCGCGAAGAAGGCCGATGCTCAACTCGCCGGGCCGCGCGGCGGCGACACGCCCAACCTGTCGCCTGGCAGCGTCGCCGCGATGACCTCCGGATCTCGGCTGCTCCTGCCGTCGCGCAATGGCGGCGCGCTGTCTGTCGCCGCGGGCATGGGCTCGGCCGCTGTCTTCTGCGGCTCCCTGCGCAACGTCAGCCTGGTCGCGCAGGCCGCCAGCGAAGCGGCCGGCGGCGGGACCATCGCCATTATCGCCGCGGGTGAGATCGTGCCTGACGCCGGCTTCCGACCAGCCATCGAGGACTGGTTCGGCGCCGGCGCGATCATCGAGATTCTGCACGCCGAAGGGCGCGAGGAGGACGCCAAGGCCCAGCTCGCCCGCCTCGCCTATGAGGCGGCCGCCAACCAGCTTGAGGCGGTCATGCGCGACAGCCTGTCCGGTCGCGAAGTCACCGAGCGTGGCTTTGAGGGCGACGTCGATTTCGCACTGCAGGTCGATCAGGGATTGACCGCGCCGCGACTGGTCGATGGGGTGTTCGAACCGGGCGTCATCGCCCGCGCGCCCGTCGCCCGGAGAAATCCGACCGTCGCGGATGCAGGGTTCACCCTGGCGCAATAGACGCCAGGCTACAGGTGAGGACGGCGATGAAGCTTGAAGGCGGCTGCTATTGCGGCGAAGTGCGTTACGTCGCCGAAGGCGAGCCGGCGCTCCGCGCTCAGTGCCATTGTCGGGAATGCCAATACATGACGGGCGGCGGCCCGAATTTCTTCCTGGCCATGCCGGCTGATGGGTTCGTCTACAAGAAAGGCGAGCCCAGGCGCTTCACACGCAGCGACATCGAAAACCCCGTGACCCGCGAGTTTTGCCCCACCTGCGGGACGCACCTGGCCACCAAGATAACCGGCCGGCCGATCGTCATCGTCAAGGTCGGCACGTTGGACGACCCCGCCCAGTTCGGCGAGCCGCAGCTCGCGATGTTCACCATCGACAGGCAAGCCTTCCACCACATTCCCGACGACCTGCCGGCCTATGAGCGTCGCCGCACCTAGGGACGCCTTCTGATCGTCGGCGCGTTGGTCAGAAAATCTGCGGATGGCGGGTGGCGATCGTCGCCCTAAGCTGCGCCAACGCACACAAATGTAAGGAGACGCACGGCATGTGCGACGAGCGCGACGACGGCCCTGGCGCCTACACGGAACAGAACCGTCGCGGTTACCTGAGGATTGCTTCGGGCGGCGTCGCCGGCGCCGTCGGCGCGGGCGCGGCCTCCGCCGGCGTTGAGGAACGCGCGGTCAAGATCACGACTCCGGACGGCGAGGCCGACGCGGCCCTCTTCGTGCCCAAGGGCGCTGGCGCGAAGCCCGGCGTGATCTACTGGCCCGACATCTTCGGCCTGCGACCGGCGGCCAAGGATATGGGTCGCCGGCTGGCTGGCGACGGCTATGTCGTGCTGGTGGTGAATCCCTTCTACCGCGGCGGCGAAGCTGAGGAGCTTTCGGCGAAGGCGGCCGGCTTTGAAGGCTTCATGCAGAAGGTCGGCTTCTTCCGCGACTTCCGCATGGCCATGAGCGGCGAGGCGGTGGCTGCGGACGCCAAGGCCTATGTCGATTTCCTCGACGCCTTGCCCGAAACCTCGGACGCCAAGGTCGGCGTGCAAGGCTACAGCATGGGGGGCGCGCTGGCCTTCATGACGGCGGGCGCAGCGCCCGACCGGGTCGGCGGGGTCGCCAGCTTCCATGGGGGCGGGCTGACCACCGACCAGCCGAGCAGCCCTCACCTCATCATCGGCAAGACTGACGCCGCCTACCTGGTCTGCGTCGCCAAGAACGACGACGAGAAGGAGCCGCAGTCCAAAGACATCCTGAACGCGACCTTCGAGGAGACCGGCAAGACCGGCTCCGCCGAGGTCTATGCCGCTGACCACGGGTGGTGCGTGCCGGACATGCCCGCCTACGACCAGGCCGAGGCTGAACGCGCCTGGGCCAACCTGCTGGAAACCTACAAGGCCGCCCTCGTCTGAGGGCGCCGAAACCCCAATCCGGAGACCGACGCATGTGCGAAAAAGATGACTTGGGCCTGATCAGCTACAACGACGTCACCCGTCGCGGCTTCACGGCCATGGCCGCGGGCGGCATCGCCGCGGCGGCCGGCGCGGGCGCTGCTGTGGCGGCCGCGGCCGTCGAGGAACGCAACGTCATGGTGAAGACCCCCGATGGCGAATGCGACGCGGCGCTGTTCCTGCCGCAAGGCCTGGGCGCAAAGCCCGGCGTGGTCTTCTGGCCCGACATCTTCGGCCTGCGCCCGGCGATGCGCGACATGGGCCGCCGCCTGGCTGGCGAGGGCTACGTCGTCCTCGTGGTGAACCCCTTCTATCGCGGCGGCGACGCCGAGAGCATCGCCGCCAAGGCCGCCCCGCTCACCGATCGCATGGAAAAGATGAAGGTCTTCGGCGCCGAGCGCGCCAAGCACACTGACGACGCCATCGCCAGCGACGCCAAGACCTTCGTCGCCTACCTCGACGCGCTCGCTGAGACCTCTGACGCCAAGGTCGGCGTTCAGGGCTATTGCATGGGCGGTCCGCTATCCTTCCGCACGGCCGCGGCGGTCCCTGCCCGTATCGGCGCGGTGGGGAGCTTCCATGGGGCCGGCCTGACCACCGACCAACCCAACAGCCCGCACCTGCTGGTCGCCAGCACGGACGCGACCTACCTCGTCTGCATCGCCAAGAACGACGACGGGAAGGATCCCCAGTCCAAGGTCATCCTCACGGAGACCTTCGCCAAGACCGGCAAGTCCGGCACGGTCGAAGTCTACGGCGGCGACCACGGCTGGTGTGTTCCCGACAGCGCCGTCTACAACCAGGGCGAAGCCGAACGCGCCTGGGGCAACCTGCTCAAGACGTACAAGACCGCCTTGGTCTGAATTCGCCTTTGATCCCGGAAGCCGCGCAAGCGGCGTCCGGGATCCTGGGGCCGCCGCAGGGCGCTTCAGCTGTTGAACGTTTCATAGAGGTCCAGCCAGAGCGGGTTGGCTTCTTCAATGCGCCTGATCTTCCACGCGCGACGCCAGCGCTTGATCCGCTTCTCAGCGGTGATCGCCTCGTCCGCCGTTGGAAACTCTTCGTACCAGACCAGTCGGGTCACCCCATGGCGCGCCGCGAACCCATCGCCCTCGCGCTGCTGGTGTGTCCAGACCCGCCGCGACAGATCGCCCGTGACGCCCGTATAGAGCGTTCCGTTTCGCTGGCTGGCGAGGATGTAGACGTAGAAGCTGCGTTCCACCGCCCTGCAGAACCCTCCTGGGTCCCGGGCCTCCGCTTCGCTCCGCCCGGGATGACGGAGAAATATAGACTGTCATCCCGGAAGCCGCGCAAGCGGCTGTCCGGGACCCAGGGGCCGCCGCAGGGCGCCTAGCCCAACCCCCGCACCCAGGCTGGCAGTTCGCTGATCGCGCCCAGCTCGACGAACCGTGGATGACCCTCCGGCGCATCAGCGACTTCGTGGGCCCAGATCAGAGGATAGGGCACATAGGCCGCCGCGGCCCCGGCCCCGAGCGCGGGCAGGATGTCCGACTTCATCGAATTGCCGCACATCACTGCGGCCTCAGGCCCCGTCCCGTGCCGCGCGAAGATCCGCGCATAGGTGTCGACACGCTTTTCGCTGACGATCTCCACGCCGCTGAACAGGTCGCCCAGGCCGGAGGCCGCCAGCTTCTGCTCCTGGTGCAAAAGGTCGCCCTTGGTGATCAGCACGAGGCGGTAATCCTGGGACAGCTCATCCAGCGCTTCGGCCACGCCCGGCAGGGGCTCGGCCGGATGAGCCAGCATCTCGCGGCCGGCCGCCAGGATCTCGGCCACCACCCGCGGCGGCGCCTGGCCCTCCGTCAGCTCCATGGCCGTCTCGATCATCGACAGCGTGAAGCCCTTCACCCCATAGCCGTAGAGCGCCAGGTTCCGCCCCTCGATCTCCGCCAGCCGGGCTTCGATCACGGGCGTTTCAGCCACCTCGGTCAGCAGGCCGCAGAACCGATCGTGGGTCAGCCGGAAGATGGTTTCGTTGTGCCAGAGGGTGTCGTCGGCGTCCAAGCCGACCGTCAGGATGCGCATGGCCGCTAGATACCCGCATTGACCGGGCCGGACCTAGTCATTACCTACGCGACCGTTTGCGAAAAGGCGTCTCGGAGTCGAACCTCCTGGCCGCCTTTTTTTGAGCCTGTTACCTTCCCGCCCGCAGCCTTGATGAGGATCCGCCGATGAGCCGCGAACTGGCCCCCGGAACAACTGGCGTGCTCGTGCTGGCGGACGGAACTGTCCTGCAAGGGCTCGGCGTCGGCGCGGTCGGCGAGGCGGTCGGCGAGGTTTGCTTCAACACCGCCATGACCGGCTACCAGGAGATCCTCACCGATCCCTCCTACATGGCCCAGATCGTCGCCTTCACCTTCCCCCACATCGGCAATGTCGGCGTGAACACCGAAGACGTCGAGCAGATGTCGGGCGCTGCGGAGACATCGGCTCGGGGCGCGATCTTCCGCGACCTGCCGACGGATCCGGCCAACTGGCGCGCCGAGTCGACGCTCGCCTCCTGGATGACGCGGCGCGGCGTCGTCGGCCTCTCCGGCGTCGACACCCGCGCGCTGACCCGCAAGATCCGCGAGAACGGCATGCCCCACGCCGTCATCGCCCACAGCCCCGACGGCGTCTTCGACCTCGACGCGCTCGCCGCCAAGGCCCGCGCCTGGGCCGGCCTCGAAGGGCTTGACCTCGCCAAAGACGCCTCCTGCCTCCAGCCCTTCGTCTATGACGAGGGCCTCTGGGAATGGGGTGAAGGCTACGCCAAGCCCGGCGCCGTGAAATACGAAGTGGTCGTCCTCGACTACGGCGTGAAGCGCAACATCCTGCGCGCCCTGACGTCCGTCGGCGCCCGCGTCACCGTGGTGCCGGCCTCGACCACCGCCGAGGAGATCCTCGCCCGCAATCCCGACGGCGTCCTGCTGTCCAACGGTCCTGGAGATCCCGCCGCCACCGGCCTCTACGCCGTGCCGGAGATCCAGAAGCTGGTTGAGAGCGGTACGCCGGTCTTCGGCATCTGCCTCGGCCACCAGATGCTGTCGCTGGCGCTCGGCGCCAAGACCCGCAAGATGGACCAAGGCCACCACGGCGCGAACCACCCGGTGAAGGACCTCACCACCGGCAAGGTCGAGATCGTCTCGATGAACCACGGCTTCACCGTCGACCGCGACAGCCTGCCCGAACCCGTCACCGAGACCCACGTCTCGCTCTTCGACGGCACCAACGCCGGCATCGCGCTCAAGGGCAGGCCGGTCTTCTCGGTCCAGCATCACCCGGAGGCCTCGCCCGGCCCCACGGACTCCCTCTACATCTTCGAACGCTTCGCCCAGCACATGGACGCCAGGAAGGCCGGCTGAGGGCGAACGCCTATGACCAAATACCTCATCTCCTTCCCCAGCGAAGCCATGGCGCTGACCCGCGAAGAGTTCCCGATCGTCGCGGCCGAGGCGCGTGCGGTGATCGAAGAGGCTAAGTTCGCCGGGGTCTATGTGTTCGGCGGCGGGATCAACGAACAGGTCGAGCCCGTGCGGGTCGCCGCCGGCGGGACGGTGTCGCCGGATATCTATCCAGGCAGCCGTCTCAAGGGCGGCTTCACCGTGCTTGAGCTGGCGACACGCGAAGAAGCCATCGTCTGGGCTGGAAAGATCGCCGCCGCCTGCCGTTGCGCCCAGGAACTCCGCGAGTTCATGTACGACCCCGCAAGCTAGGCGCGCGCCTTCGATGAAGATCGCCATCGGCGCCGACCACGCGGGCTACGCCTACAAGCAGCGGATCATCGCCCACCTGCGCGCCGCCGGCCACGCAGTCACCGACTTCGGGACGCACGCCGAGGCCTCGGTCGACTATCCGCGGTTCATCCGGCCGGTGGCCGAGGCCGTGGCCCGGGGCGACCACGACCGGGGCATCGTCCTCGGGGGATCCGGCAACGGCGAGGCGATGGCCGCCAACCGGGTGAAGGGCGTTCGCTGCGGGCTCTGCTGGAACACAGAATCCGCCCGCCTCACGCGCCTGCGCAACGACGCCAACGTCCTGTCCCTCGGCCAGCGCATGATGACCGTGGAGATGGCGCTCGAGATCGTCGACGTCTTCCTCGCCACCGACTTCGAAGGCGGTCGGCACGTCGCGCGCATCGCGCAACTGGACGCCTGAGCGGCGAACCTTTCAGCCGCGATACGGCGCCAGATTGCGGCGGATGCGGTCCAGCACCGGTTCATCCGCCGGCGGCGCCTCGAAGGCCTGGCCGGTGATCGCCTCGAACGCCTGGATGTAGACCTGCGAGGTCGCCGCGATCATATCGGCCGGAATCTCCGGGATCGGATCGACGTAGGGATCGACCTGCCCCGCCACCCAGCTGCGCACGAAGTCCTTGTCGAAAGAGTCCGGTCGTTCGCCCGCGGCGAACTTCGCGGGGTAGGTCTCAGCCATCCAGTAGCGGCTGGAATCGGGCGTGTGGATCTCGTCGGCCAGCAGGATCTGGCCCGCCGCGTCCGTGCCGAACTCGTACTTGGTGTCCACCAGGATCAGCCCCCGCTCGGCGGCGAGCGCCTGGCCACGGGCGAACAGCGCCAGCGCATAGACCGAGACCGTCTCCCACTGACCCTCGGTCAGCAGCCCCTGCGCCAGAATCTCGTCCGGCGTCAGCGGCGCGTCGTGGCCGGCGTCGAAGGCCTTGCTCGTCGGCGTGATGATCGGCTGCGGCAGGCGCTGGTTGTCGCGCAGGCCGTCGGGAAAGACATGCCCGTACATGCTGCGCTGGCCCTGCTTGTAGAGGGTCAGGATCGACGTCCCCGTCGTCCCCGCCAGATAGTCGCGCACGACGATCTCGACCGGCAGGATCGTCAGCTTGCGCCCCACCACCACATTCGGGTCGGGATATTCCAGCACGTGGTTCGGGCAGATGTCGGCGGTCCGGTCGAACCAGTAGCGCGCCATCTGGGTCAGCACCTGGCCCTTGTGCGGAATGGCCGCCAGCACCCGGTCGAACGCGCTCAGGCGGTCTGAGGCGATGATGATCCTGCGCCCGTCCGGCAGGTCGTAATTGTCACGGACCTTGCCGCGATAGTGGTTCGGCAGGTCAGCGAAGGTGGCGTCGGCCAGGGCGGCTTGAGCGATAGGCGTCATGTCCCGGTATCGGCGCCACGCCGGGCGCCGTCAAGGTCTAGGCCTTCGCGGGCTTCGCCAGGCCCAGCAGCACCGCGCCGCAGAGGGCCGAAACCAGCGACCCGCACAGCACGCCGACCTTCACCTCGTCTTGCAGCTCCGGGTTCGGGAAGGCGAGCAGGCCGATGAACAGGCTCATGGTGAAGCCGATGCCGCACAGCAGGGCGACGCCATAGAGCTGCAACCAGGATGCGGCCGCGGGCAGCGTCGCCAGCCTCAGCCTGATCGCCAGGGCGGCCGCGCCGAACACACCCGCCTGCTTGCCGATGAAGAGGGCGAGCGCCACGCCCAGGGTCACAGGCTCGAGCAGCACGCCCGCGCTCATCCCCGCGAACGACACCCCGGCGTTGGCGAAGCCGAAGACGGGCACGATCAGGAACGCGACCCAACGGCTCAGGCCATGCTCCAGCCGATGCAACGGCGAAGCCATGTCATCGGGCGCCGCCTTGGACCGGCGCAGCGGGATCGTCAGGGCCAGCACCACCCCCGCCACCGTCGCGTGCACCCCCGAAAGCAGAACCAGCCACCACAGCACGCCGCCCAGGGCCAGATAGGGCGCCAACCTGGCGACTTTCAGCCGGTTCAGGCCGATCAGCAGCAGGGTGACGACACCCGCCCCGCCGAGCGCCAGCAGGTTCAGCTCGGCGGTGTAGAAGACGGCGATCACCGCCACCGCCGCCAGGTCGTCGACGATCGCCAGGGTGGCGAGGAACACCTTCAAGCTCGTCGGAACCCGCGAGCCCAGCAACGATAGCACGCCCAGGGCGAAGGCGATGTCCGTCGCCGTCGGGATCGCCCAGCCGCGCAGGGTCTCGGCCTGGCCTGCGTTGATCGCCGCATAGATCAGGCCGGGCACGACCACGCCGCCCGCCGCGGCGATCCCCGGCAGCGCGCGATTGGCCCAGGTCGATAGCTGCCCGTCCAGGAACTCCCGCTTGATCTCCAGGCCGACGAACAGGAAGAACAGGGCCATCAGCCCGTCGTTGATCCAATGCAGCACGTGGAGCGGGCCGAGCGACATATGGAGGAGTGCGAAGTAACCCTGCGCCAACGGCGAGTTGGCGACCACGAGCGCGAGCGCCGCCGCCCCCATCAGCAACAGCCCGCCCGCCGCCTCGCTTTCAAGCAAGGCGCGCAGGACCGAAGGACGACGACTGGACGGCCTCATGGCGCGGCTCCCCACGCTGGCGGCCCGACCAGCGCGAAACCTGACCGGCCAAGATGGCCGAGCACCCATTCTGGCTATCGCATCGGAAAGCGCGGGGCGGCAAGGGCGGCCGTGGTCGGCGCAGCGTTCACCGCGCTCGCGCGTTCCCTGATGCGGGCAAGCTTAGGCATACGGCCGCGCCAAAGCTGAACGGCCCGATAGCACACCTCAGGAGCATGCATGACCAGGGCAGCGAGCCAAACCAAGCAGACGGAAGCGAAGGCCACGGCGATTGCGCAGGCGCGCGCCGTGGCGCCGGGCGTGCCGGCTCGGATCGGCTCGACACCCGCCACGAAGTATCGCGGAAACCCCGCAATTTTCGGGCGCCTGGTCGAGGATCACGACAAGCACCGCGCGCTCCTGGCGATGATCGACGCCACCAGCCCCAAGGATCCTGCGCGAAAGGCCCTGTTCGAAGAATTCGTCCGCGACGTTCACGGCCATGCTGCGGCGGAAGAGCAGGCGCTGTGGTCCACCGTCATGCGCAACCCCGAGACCACCGAGTTCGCGCGCCACGCGGTCGGCGACCATCACAAGCTGGACAAGCTGATGGCGGATGCAGCAGCCCGCGACATCGAAGCGGCGGGCTGGCTCACTCACTTCGCCGTGCTCAAGGAAGAGTACCTTGAGCACATCCTCGAAGAAGAGACCGAGCAGTTCGTCGAGGCGGAGAAGACCCTGTCCGACGAGGACCAGCGCTACATGCACAAGGTGTTCAATCGCCGCAAGAAGGCCGAAAAGGCCGCCGCGGTGATCGAGCAGAAGATCGCCCTGAAGCCAATCGCGTAGCGTCGGCGATCCACCGATACCGTTGAAGAGGTCGCCGTTCGGCCGGCGTGTATTACGGCCGCAGTTTTCCTGGGAGCCCTTTGGTCCCGGCCAGGGCCGGCGGCGGGACCAGCTTGGCGAGCTTGCGTAGGTTCTGAGCGGTGGCGGCGAGGTGGAACTCGTCTCGGGCGCCTTGAGGACCGCGAAGCCGCAGGCGGTCGAGCCTGAGGATGCGCTTGAGGTGGGCGAACAGCATCTCGACCTTCTTCAGCCGACGATCAACATCCGGATCAACCGCTCAGGGTCGATCAAGGGGCGGCCAATCGAGCTGTAGAACGGCGCGACATGGGCCCCACGCCGTCCAGATCGACAGCTCGGAGCATGTGATCGCCAGGAACGTGGCGATCGAGCGAGAACGTGTAGAACAGCTCCGCCTGGTCGATCCGTCGTTCGCCCACCATCGCCAGCACTCCCGTCTGACAGGAGTGAATCAGCACCGAGTCAGCCGTTCAACCGACCTTTTTCAACGAAATCCACCCGTTGCGGCCATTCGCCCTCCCAGCAGCCGGCCCCCGCTCGCAACGGCCGAGGATTCCCCGCGCCCGCACCGCGTTAGGACGTCCTGGAACCGTATCGTTAGGCGGGCGAAAGACGCCCCCGCCCCCTAGACCGACGCCAGCTTGCCCACCGCCGCGATCGGGCCGGACGGGCCCTCCTGCTTCGAGCCCCCTAAAGGCTCCACCGACACGGCGATCGCCGAGCCGGCGGTCATCATCGGCTGCATGTCCTGCGCCATCGGCACCATGGCCGAGGCGCCGGGCGCAATGAAGCCGATGGGCCTGGGCTTGCCGTCGCCGGGGATCACCCACAGCTGGTGCACGTGATCCGGATCGGTTCCGGGGGGCACGAGCGAGGTGACCAAGAGGCCTTTGCGTTCCGGATCATAGGCGGCGACGAACAGCGCGCCACCGGCCGGCGCGGCCAGACTCGCGCTCATCAACGGGCCGGGCGTCGGCTGGCCCTGCACCATGACCACGGGCGGCCGGTTCACCACCTGCACCGTAAGCGCCAGGCTGGCGGCGGTCGCCATCAGGGCTCCGATCGTCGCCGTCCGCCAGAAGACCACAGCCCCCCGTCGCCGTCGATCGTCGCTTCGCCGGTCCTCGTTGGCCGGCAAGCGCCGCTCGACGGCCGGCCACAGGGTCTCCGGCGCCGCCAGAGACGGCACGGTCGCCAGGATCGGGGCCAGCCGTTTGCGCCAGGCCTCGATCAGGGCGGCGAAGGCCGGCTCCTGCACGGCGCGCGCCTCCACGGCGGCGCGTTCGGCGTCGGTCAGGACGCCGAGCGCGTGCTCGGCGGCCAGGGCTTCGTCGCCCGAAAGTTCAGGACCCTCGCTCATTGCTCCAGGCACCCCTTCAGACGGGCGAGGCCGCGCCTGATCCAACTCTTCACTGTGCCGAGCGGCGTATCCATGCGCAGCGCCAGGGCCTCATAGGTCACGCCCTCGAAAAAGGCCGTCCGGATCACCTCGCGGGTGCGCTCATCCAGCTGGTTCAGGCAGGCCTCCAGCTGGCGCGCGTCATCGGCTGCGCCGACCAGAGCCTCGGCCCCCGGCGCGTCATCGGCCAGCTCGAAATTATCGATCGGATCGCGTCGTGACGCCGGGCCGCGGGCGCGCAGCCGGTCGATGGCGCGGTTGCGGGCGATGGCGGAGATCCAGGCCATGACGCTCGCCCGGTTCGCATCGAAGCGGTCGGCGCGGCGCCAGATCGTGACATAGACATCCTGCAGCACGTCCTCCGCCTCCTCGCGGTCGGAGAGGATACGAAGGCACAATCCAAAAAGCTTCGAAGATGACGCCTCGTACAATTGTCGCAGGGCGGCGCGGTCGCCCTCGGCGACACGCGCCATCAGCGGCGCGAGCGCATCTGGGGGGCTGGGCGTCACGGTTTCACGGGTCGCATGACGGTGGCGGCCGCGCCCGGCGGGAGGATGTCGGTCACCCGCATGACGACCGGGCCCGCGGCGCTCGCCGTCGCCTCATGCCAATGGTCTGTGCTGTCCACGACCCATTGGCCGGCATGGAATTCAAGCGGCGCGCCCCCGTCCGGGAAGGTCACCTTCAGGTCGCCCGAGACGATCTGCACCACGCGCAGATAGTCGTGCTTGTGCGCCGGCAGCGTAGCGCCGGCCGGCACGGTGACTTCGCTCACCCGTACTTCAAGCGGGGCCGGCGTCGCGGTCAGCGGACCGCCGGTGAGGGTCGCCGTGATGGTCGCCAACGGCTTGGCAGGGGGAATGGCGACCGCCTGCGCGGGAGTGGACTGTGCCGGCGCCGGCTGGGCGAGCGCGGGCGCGGCGACCAGCGAGAGGGCGATCAGGGCGGGGACGTGACGCTTCATCATCCGCACACCATGGCGGAGGTTTGCGCCCGTGGCGAGATCGCTGTTAGGCGGCGGCCGGCGTCGCGGCGGCGCGCCGAGGCCGGGTCGCGGCGCGGCGAGCCTGGGTCTGGGCGTTCTTAGCCGCGCGGCGCTCGTTGTAGGCTTCTTCCAGCACCGGCACCATTTCGGCCGCCTCGGCGGCCCGCTTCGCGTCGCCTGAGTCGCGCAGTCTGACGGCGTTGGCCAGGAACGTCTTGATCTCGTCGTCGCTGAGGCCGGGGATGCGTTCGGCGAGGGTCATGGCCTGCGTCTTCCGTTGAAGCGGCCAGGGCGCCGCACCCCTTGGAAAGGGCCCAAGGCCCGGGTTTGTTGCATTGCATCTGCGGTTATTCACAGCCGATTGGGCCCTGGATTGCTTGCGAAGCCGGGTTTGGCGCACTAAACCGCGGCCTTAACCTGCATGGCTGACCGGATCGGGCGCGTCCCCAAGGCGCGGCCGCCCTTGCGCGCGAAAAGAACGATGCCCAAACGCACCGACATCTCCTCCATCCTGATCATCGGCGCCGGCCCCATCGTCATCGGCCAGGCCTGTGAGTTCGACTATTCCGGCGTCCAGGCCTGCAAGGCGCTTCGCGCCGAGGGCTACAGGATCGTCCTGGTCAATTCGAACCCGGCGACGATCATGACCGATCCGAATGTCGCCGACGCCACCTACATCGAGCCGATCACGCCGGAGATGGTCGCCAAGATCATCGAGAAGGAACGCCCCGACGCGCTCCTGCCCACCATGGGCGGCCAGACCGCGCTCAACACCGCCCTCGCCCTGGAAGCTAGCGGCGTGCTGGAAAAGTTCGGCGTCGAGATGATCGGCGCCAAGGCCGACGTCATCGACAAGGCTGAGGATCGCCAGAAATTCCGCGACGCCATGGACAAGCTGGGCCTCGAAAGCCCCAAGTCCAAGGCGGCCCACACCATGGAAGAAGCGCTTGAAGGCCTGGAGTTCGTGGGCCTGCCGGCGATCGTGCGCCCGTCCTTCACGCTCGCCGGCACCGGCGGGGGCATCGCCTACAACGCCCAGGAATTCCGCGAGATCGTCGAGCGCGGCCTGGACCTTTCTCCCACCACAGAGGTCCTGATCGAGGAAAGCGTGCTGGGCTGGAAGGAGTATGAGATGGAGGTCGTCCGCGACAAGGCGGACAACTGCATCATCGTCTGCTCCATCGAGAACATCGACCCGATGGGCGTCCACACCGGCGATTCCATCACCGTCGC
This is a stretch of genomic DNA from Phenylobacterium immobile (ATCC 35973). It encodes these proteins:
- a CDS encoding phosphoribosylaminoimidazolesuccinocarboxamide synthase, whose translation is MTPIAQAALADATFADLPNHYRGKVRDNYDLPDGRRIIIASDRLSAFDRVLAAIPHKGQVLTQMARYWFDRTADICPNHVLEYPDPNVVVGRKLTILPVEIVVRDYLAGTTGTSILTLYKQGQRSMYGHVFPDGLRDNQRLPQPIITPTSKAFDAGHDAPLTPDEILAQGLLTEGQWETVSVYALALFARGQALAAERGLILVDTKYEFGTDAAGQILLADEIHTPDSSRYWMAETYPAKFAAGERPDSFDKDFVRSWVAGQVDPYVDPIPEIPADMIAATSQVYIQAFEAITGQAFEAPPADEPVLDRIRRNLAPYRG
- the nhaA gene encoding Na+/H+ antiporter NhaA translates to MRPSSRRPSVLRALLESEAAGGLLLMGAAALALVVANSPLAQGYFALLHMSLGPLHVLHWINDGLMALFFLFVGLEIKREFLDGQLSTWANRALPGIAAAGGVVVPGLIYAAINAGQAETLRGWAIPTATDIAFALGVLSLLGSRVPTSLKVFLATLAIVDDLAAVAVIAVFYTAELNLLALGGAGVVTLLLIGLNRLKVARLAPYLALGGVLWWLVLLSGVHATVAGVVLALTIPLRRSKAAPDDMASPLHRLEHGLSRWVAFLIVPVFGFANAGVSFAGMSAGVLLEPVTLGVALALFIGKQAGVFGAAALAIRLRLATLPAAASWLQLYGVALLCGIGFTMSLFIGLLAFPNPELQDEVKVGVLCGSLVSALCGAVLLGLAKPAKA
- a CDS encoding hemerythrin domain-containing protein, whose amino-acid sequence is MTRAASQTKQTEAKATAIAQARAVAPGVPARIGSTPATKYRGNPAIFGRLVEDHDKHRALLAMIDATSPKDPARKALFEEFVRDVHGHAAAEEQALWSTVMRNPETTEFARHAVGDHHKLDKLMADAAARDIEAAGWLTHFAVLKEEYLEHILEEETEQFVEAEKTLSDEDQRYMHKVFNRRKKAEKAAAVIEQKIALKPIA
- a CDS encoding anti-sigma factor is translated as MSEGPELSGDEALAAEHALGVLTDAERAAVEARAVQEPAFAALIEAWRKRLAPILATVPSLAAPETLWPAVERRLPANEDRRSDDRRRRGAVVFWRTATIGALMATAASLALTVQVVNRPPVVMVQGQPTPGPLMSASLAAPAGGALFVAAYDPERKGLLVTSLVPPGTDPDHVHQLWVIPGDGKPRPIGFIAPGASAMVPMAQDMQPMMTAGSAIAVSVEPLGGSKQEGPSGPIAAVGKLASV
- a CDS encoding sigma-70 family RNA polymerase sigma factor encodes the protein MARVAEGDRAALRQLYEASSSKLFGLCLRILSDREEAEDVLQDVYVTIWRRADRFDANRASVMAWISAIARNRAIDRLRARGPASRRDPIDNFELADDAPGAEALVGAADDARQLEACLNQLDERTREVIRTAFFEGVTYEALALRMDTPLGTVKSWIRRGLARLKGCLEQ